A stretch of Salvelinus alpinus chromosome 4, SLU_Salpinus.1, whole genome shotgun sequence DNA encodes these proteins:
- the LOC139574302 gene encoding protocadherin-18-like isoform X3: MGAKMNTPKGNIVFSVALLLFLVVIMQAVSGKTLKYKVYEEQKVGTVIARLKEDVVDVLSKLPSSLSFRFRAMQRGSTPFLSVREEDGEITIGTKIDREKLCEKNLNCSIEFDVVTLPTEYLQLFHVEVEVLDINDNSPQFSRAIIPIEISESASVGNRIPLDSATDPDVGDNSLYSYSLTPNNFFKIDIRTRTDGAKYAELVVVKELDREVQSSYQLQLTASDNGAPPKSGSTLLKIIISDSNDNSPAFDEQVYVINLLENSPLGTLLIDLNATDPDEGTNGKIVYSFSSHISPKILDTFKMNPENGQVTLIKKVDYETTSSYELDIQAQDLGPNSIPGLCKTVIKVVDVNDNKPEININLMTPGKEEVAYISEGAPVDTFIALVRVDDSDTGLNGDVVCRLHGHGHFRLQKTYEKNYMILTNVSLDREKRSEYSLTVIAEDRGSPSLSTIKHFTVQVLDENDNPPRFEKSRYEVYKSENNSPGAYLMTVVASDPDLGTNGQVTYTVVDTLVQGSPISTYVTIDPSNGAIYALRSFDHEDVSRISFTVQARDGGNPPLSSNATVLLTVLDDNDNPPVIQSPLLRNHTADLLLWRHASAGQLVTIVKATDRDTGINSELSCSIVGGNEEGLFVMDARRCELRTNGSLEGVPKDVLEIRVEVQDRGTTRLSTGALLRLSLQENMDFLPPGLPTGPSHSLLDLSLIIIISLGAVCALLLVVMVMFATARCNREKKDPHNSYNCRVAENTYQNHPKKPSRQIHKGDITLVPTVNGTLPIRAHPHSPSASPAPERGTMGSRQSHHSRQSLNSLVTISSNHVAENFALELAHATPPVEQVSQLLSMLHQGQYQPRPSFRGNKYTRSYRYALNDMDKFSLKDSGRGDSEAGDSDYEAGRESPIDRLLAMRLCTEECRVLGHSDQCWMPPLLSPASSDYRSNLFIPGEDPRQASDPQEPPQPSDPDHPHAQRSNQSFSTFGKDNQEEAEEAEGGEEGEEEDLCGTTSLLSEMSSVFQRLLPPSLDSYIQVSETQKAGTSMGGVGVPMTGSLDRRRGHLPGKPSAAAHQQGVAAWAANTHFQNPGSSIGPSGQPHPQNGSYHTLKPSTKLSPQNNHHNQAVPKNSPQNGHGHHAPTPKNSPLLTALVSPTLVAPFLAPAPIPVPLPGPCGKWLPAMEEIPENFEEDEFDSVLGQLGHLQGKRSDSRHELMDASELVAEINKLLQDVRQS; the protein is encoded by the exons ATGGGTGCCAAAATGAACACACCCAAAGGAAATATAGTGTTTTCCGTTGCGCTATTATTATTTTTGGTTGTAATTATGCAGGCCGTTTCTGGTAAGACTttgaaatataaagtttatgaaGAGCAAAAAGTGGGCACAGTGATTGCAAGGCTAAAGGAGGACGTGGTGGATGTTCTGTCTAAATTACCGAGTTCACTGTCCTTTCGGTTCCGTGCTATGCAGAGGGGGAGCACTCCATTTCTGTCGGTTCGGGAGGAGGACGGTGAAATCACCATAGGGACCAAGATTGACCGGGAGAAGCTTTGTGAAAAGAACCTAAACTGTTCTATCGAATTTGACGTTGTCACTCTGCCCACTGAATACCTCCAGCTTTTCCACGTCGAGGTGGAAGTCTTAGACATAAACGATAACTCGCCACAGTTCTCCCGTGCCATCATCCCTATTGAGATCTCGGAGAGCGCGTCTGTGGGAAACCGCATCCCTCTGGACAGCGCCACCGACCCTGACGTGGGAGATAACTCCCTTTACTCTTACTCTCTGACGCCGAATAACTTTTTCAAAATCGACATAAGGACCAGAACCGACGGTGCCAAATACGCAGAGCTGGTGGTGGTGAAAGAGCTGGACAGGGAGGTGCAATCCAGCTACCAGCTGCAGCTAACGGCCTCGGACAATGGAGCCCCCCCGAAGTCCGGCTCCACTCTGCTCAAGATAATCATCTCAGACTCTAACGACAACAGTCCGGCTTTTGATGAGCAGGTGTACGTTATTAATCTCCTGGAAAACTCTCCACTTGGGACTCTACTGATTGATTTGAACGCCACAGATCCGGATGAGGGCACTAACGGTAAAATAGTTTACTCTTTCAGCAGTCATATCTCTCCCAAAATACTGGATACGTTTAAAATGAACCCTGAAAATGGCCAAGTCACTCTGATTAAAAAAGTGGACTATGAAACTACGTCATCTTATGAGTTGGACATTCAGGCGCAGGACCTGGGTCCTAACTCCATCCCAGGACTTTGTAAAACCGTAATCAAAGTGGTGGACGTGAACGACAACAAACCGGAGATCAACATTAACCTGATGACTCCCGGTAAGGAGGAAGTGGCCTACATCTCGGAGGGGGCGCCGGTGGACACCTTCATAGCGTTGGTGCGCGTGGACGACAGTGACACAGGGCTCAATGGCGACGTGGTGTGCCGCCTGCACGGCCATGGGCACTTCCGGCTGCAGAAGACCTATGAGAAGAATTACATGATCCTGACCAATGTGTctctggacagagagaagaggtcaGAGTACAGTCTAACGGTCATAGCTGAGGACCGCGGCTCTCCAAGCCTTTCCACCATCAAACACTTCACGGTGCAGGTGTTGGATGAAAACGATAACCCGCCTCGCTTTGAGAAGAGTCGCTACGAGGTTTATAAGTCAGAGAACAACTCTCCCGGGGCCTACCTGATGACAGTGGTGGCGTCTGACCCTGACCTGGGCACCAACGGTCAGGTGACCTACACGGTGGTGGACACTCTGGTCCAAGGAAGCCCCATCTCCACCTACGTCACCATCGACCCGTCCAACGGCGCCATCTACGCCCTACGGAGCTTCGACCACGAGGACGTCAGCCGCATCTCCTTCACCGTCCAAGCACGGGACGGAGGGAACCCCCCCCTATCCTCCAACGCCACCGTCCTCCTGACCGTGCTAGACGACAACGACAACCCGCCCGTCATCCAGTCCCCGCTCCTACGTAACCACACCGCCGACCTCCTCCTCTGGAGACACGCCTCCGCCGGTCAGCTGGTCACCATTGTCAAGGCCACTGACCGTGACACCGGCATCAACAGTGAGCTGAGCTGCTCCATCGTCGGGGGCAACGAAGAGGGCCTGTTTGTGATGGACGCTCGGCGGTGCGAGCTGCGGACCAACGGCAGTCTGGAGGGGGTTCCCAAGGACGTGCTGGAGATCAGGGTGGAGGTGCAGGATAGGGGAACCACCCGCCTGTCCACCGGGGCCCTGCTCCGCCTCTCCCTCCAGGAGAATATGGACTTCCTACCCCCAGGCCTCCCCACGGGCCCCAGCCATTCCCTCCTGGACCtctccctcatcatcatcatctccctGGGGGCCGTGTGTGCCCTGCTGTTGGTGGTCATGGTGATGTTCGCCACAGCACGCTGCAACAGAGAGAAAAAGGACCCCCACAACTCGTACAACTGCAGGGTGGCTGAGAACACGTACCAGAACCACCCCAAGAAGCCCTCTAGGCAGATCCACAAGGGAGACATCACCCTGGTCCCCACCGTCAACGGCACCCTGCCCATACGGGCACACCCACACTCACCTTCTGCCTCACCCGCCCCAGAGAGGGGCACCATGGGTAGCAGGCAGAGCCACCACAGCCGCCAGTCGCTCAACAGCCTGGTCACCATCTCCTCCAATCACGTCGCAGAGAACTTCGCTCTGGAACTGGCCCACGCCACGCCCCCTGTCGAA CAAGTCTCACAGCTTCTGTCCATGCTCCATCAGGGCCAGTACCAGCCAAGACCCAGTTTCCGTGGCAACAAATACACCAGGAGCTACAG GTATGCTCTGAACGACATGGACAAGTTTAGTCTGAAGGACAGTGGTCGTGGCGACAGCGAGGCTGGGGACAGTGACTACGAGGCAGGACGAGAGTCTCCCATCGACAGGCTCCTGG CGATGAGACTGTGCACTGAGGAGTGTCGTGTCCTGGGTCACTCTGACCAGTGCTGGATGCCTCCCCTGCTCTCCCCAGCCTCCTCTGACTACCGCAGCAACCTCTTCATCCCAGGAGAGGACCCCCGCCAGGCCAGCGATCCCCAGGAGCCCCCCCAGCCCTCCGACCCCGACCACCCTCACGCCCAACGCAGCAACCAGAGCTTCTCCACCTTCGGCAAGGACAACCAGGAGGAGGCCGAGGaggcagaggggggagaggagggggaggaggaggacctGTGTGGAACCACGTCCCTGTTGTCAGAGATGAGCAGTGTGTTTCAGAGGCTCCTCCCCCCATCGCTGGACTCCTATATCCAGGTCAGCGAGACACAAAAGGCAGGTACGAGTATGGGGGGTGTAGGTGTCCCCATGACAGGGTCACTGGACAGGAGGAGGGGTCATCTGCCAGGTAAGCCCAGTGCTGCCGCCCACCAGCAAGGTGTTGCAGCATGGGCCGCCAATACCCACTTCCAGAACCCCGGCTCTAGCATTGGGCCCTCAGGCCAACCACACCCCCAGAATGGTAGCTACCACACCCTCAAACCCAGCACCAAGCTCAGCCCCCAGAACAACCACCACAACCAGGCCGTCCCTAAAAACAGCCCTCAGAATGGGCACGGCCACCAcgcccccacccccaagaacagccctctcctcactgccctggtcaGCCCCACCCTGGTGGCACCTTTCCTGGCCCCGGCCCCCATCCCTGTTCCCCTCCCGGGGCCATGCGGTAAGTGGCTCCCAGCCATGGAGGAAATCCCAGAGAACTTTGAGGAGGATGAGTTTGACTCGGTGCTGGGGCAGCTGGGACACCTGCAGGGGAAGAGGAGCGACAGCCGCCATGAGCTGATGGACGCCAGCGAGCTGGTGGCTGAGATCAACAAATTGTTACAGGATGTCCGGCAGAGCTAG
- the LOC139574302 gene encoding protocadherin-18-like isoform X1 — MGAKMNTPKGNIVFSVALLLFLVVIMQAVSGKTLKYKVYEEQKVGTVIARLKEDVVDVLSKLPSSLSFRFRAMQRGSTPFLSVREEDGEITIGTKIDREKLCEKNLNCSIEFDVVTLPTEYLQLFHVEVEVLDINDNSPQFSRAIIPIEISESASVGNRIPLDSATDPDVGDNSLYSYSLTPNNFFKIDIRTRTDGAKYAELVVVKELDREVQSSYQLQLTASDNGAPPKSGSTLLKIIISDSNDNSPAFDEQVYVINLLENSPLGTLLIDLNATDPDEGTNGKIVYSFSSHISPKILDTFKMNPENGQVTLIKKVDYETTSSYELDIQAQDLGPNSIPGLCKTVIKVVDVNDNKPEININLMTPGKEEVAYISEGAPVDTFIALVRVDDSDTGLNGDVVCRLHGHGHFRLQKTYEKNYMILTNVSLDREKRSEYSLTVIAEDRGSPSLSTIKHFTVQVLDENDNPPRFEKSRYEVYKSENNSPGAYLMTVVASDPDLGTNGQVTYTVVDTLVQGSPISTYVTIDPSNGAIYALRSFDHEDVSRISFTVQARDGGNPPLSSNATVLLTVLDDNDNPPVIQSPLLRNHTADLLLWRHASAGQLVTIVKATDRDTGINSELSCSIVGGNEEGLFVMDARRCELRTNGSLEGVPKDVLEIRVEVQDRGTTRLSTGALLRLSLQENMDFLPPGLPTGPSHSLLDLSLIIIISLGAVCALLLVVMVMFATARCNREKKDPHNSYNCRVAENTYQNHPKKPSRQIHKGDITLVPTVNGTLPIRAHPHSPSASPAPERGTMGSRQSHHSRQSLNSLVTISSNHVAENFALELAHATPPVEQVSQLLSMLHQGQYQPRPSFRGNKYTRSYRYALNDMDKFSLKDSGRGDSEAGDSDYEAGRESPIDRLLGEAFNELYPHDGQHRPHPQHPHAAMRLCTEECRVLGHSDQCWMPPLLSPASSDYRSNLFIPGEDPRQASDPQEPPQPSDPDHPHAQRSNQSFSTFGKDNQEEAEEAEGGEEGEEEDLCGTTSLLSEMSSVFQRLLPPSLDSYIQVSETQKAGTSMGGVGVPMTGSLDRRRGHLPGKPSAAAHQQGVAAWAANTHFQNPGSSIGPSGQPHPQNGSYHTLKPSTKLSPQNNHHNQAVPKNSPQNGHGHHAPTPKNSPLLTALVSPTLVAPFLAPAPIPVPLPGPCGKWLPAMEEIPENFEEDEFDSVLGQLGHLQGKRSDSRHELMDASELVAEINKLLQDVRQS, encoded by the exons ATGGGTGCCAAAATGAACACACCCAAAGGAAATATAGTGTTTTCCGTTGCGCTATTATTATTTTTGGTTGTAATTATGCAGGCCGTTTCTGGTAAGACTttgaaatataaagtttatgaaGAGCAAAAAGTGGGCACAGTGATTGCAAGGCTAAAGGAGGACGTGGTGGATGTTCTGTCTAAATTACCGAGTTCACTGTCCTTTCGGTTCCGTGCTATGCAGAGGGGGAGCACTCCATTTCTGTCGGTTCGGGAGGAGGACGGTGAAATCACCATAGGGACCAAGATTGACCGGGAGAAGCTTTGTGAAAAGAACCTAAACTGTTCTATCGAATTTGACGTTGTCACTCTGCCCACTGAATACCTCCAGCTTTTCCACGTCGAGGTGGAAGTCTTAGACATAAACGATAACTCGCCACAGTTCTCCCGTGCCATCATCCCTATTGAGATCTCGGAGAGCGCGTCTGTGGGAAACCGCATCCCTCTGGACAGCGCCACCGACCCTGACGTGGGAGATAACTCCCTTTACTCTTACTCTCTGACGCCGAATAACTTTTTCAAAATCGACATAAGGACCAGAACCGACGGTGCCAAATACGCAGAGCTGGTGGTGGTGAAAGAGCTGGACAGGGAGGTGCAATCCAGCTACCAGCTGCAGCTAACGGCCTCGGACAATGGAGCCCCCCCGAAGTCCGGCTCCACTCTGCTCAAGATAATCATCTCAGACTCTAACGACAACAGTCCGGCTTTTGATGAGCAGGTGTACGTTATTAATCTCCTGGAAAACTCTCCACTTGGGACTCTACTGATTGATTTGAACGCCACAGATCCGGATGAGGGCACTAACGGTAAAATAGTTTACTCTTTCAGCAGTCATATCTCTCCCAAAATACTGGATACGTTTAAAATGAACCCTGAAAATGGCCAAGTCACTCTGATTAAAAAAGTGGACTATGAAACTACGTCATCTTATGAGTTGGACATTCAGGCGCAGGACCTGGGTCCTAACTCCATCCCAGGACTTTGTAAAACCGTAATCAAAGTGGTGGACGTGAACGACAACAAACCGGAGATCAACATTAACCTGATGACTCCCGGTAAGGAGGAAGTGGCCTACATCTCGGAGGGGGCGCCGGTGGACACCTTCATAGCGTTGGTGCGCGTGGACGACAGTGACACAGGGCTCAATGGCGACGTGGTGTGCCGCCTGCACGGCCATGGGCACTTCCGGCTGCAGAAGACCTATGAGAAGAATTACATGATCCTGACCAATGTGTctctggacagagagaagaggtcaGAGTACAGTCTAACGGTCATAGCTGAGGACCGCGGCTCTCCAAGCCTTTCCACCATCAAACACTTCACGGTGCAGGTGTTGGATGAAAACGATAACCCGCCTCGCTTTGAGAAGAGTCGCTACGAGGTTTATAAGTCAGAGAACAACTCTCCCGGGGCCTACCTGATGACAGTGGTGGCGTCTGACCCTGACCTGGGCACCAACGGTCAGGTGACCTACACGGTGGTGGACACTCTGGTCCAAGGAAGCCCCATCTCCACCTACGTCACCATCGACCCGTCCAACGGCGCCATCTACGCCCTACGGAGCTTCGACCACGAGGACGTCAGCCGCATCTCCTTCACCGTCCAAGCACGGGACGGAGGGAACCCCCCCCTATCCTCCAACGCCACCGTCCTCCTGACCGTGCTAGACGACAACGACAACCCGCCCGTCATCCAGTCCCCGCTCCTACGTAACCACACCGCCGACCTCCTCCTCTGGAGACACGCCTCCGCCGGTCAGCTGGTCACCATTGTCAAGGCCACTGACCGTGACACCGGCATCAACAGTGAGCTGAGCTGCTCCATCGTCGGGGGCAACGAAGAGGGCCTGTTTGTGATGGACGCTCGGCGGTGCGAGCTGCGGACCAACGGCAGTCTGGAGGGGGTTCCCAAGGACGTGCTGGAGATCAGGGTGGAGGTGCAGGATAGGGGAACCACCCGCCTGTCCACCGGGGCCCTGCTCCGCCTCTCCCTCCAGGAGAATATGGACTTCCTACCCCCAGGCCTCCCCACGGGCCCCAGCCATTCCCTCCTGGACCtctccctcatcatcatcatctccctGGGGGCCGTGTGTGCCCTGCTGTTGGTGGTCATGGTGATGTTCGCCACAGCACGCTGCAACAGAGAGAAAAAGGACCCCCACAACTCGTACAACTGCAGGGTGGCTGAGAACACGTACCAGAACCACCCCAAGAAGCCCTCTAGGCAGATCCACAAGGGAGACATCACCCTGGTCCCCACCGTCAACGGCACCCTGCCCATACGGGCACACCCACACTCACCTTCTGCCTCACCCGCCCCAGAGAGGGGCACCATGGGTAGCAGGCAGAGCCACCACAGCCGCCAGTCGCTCAACAGCCTGGTCACCATCTCCTCCAATCACGTCGCAGAGAACTTCGCTCTGGAACTGGCCCACGCCACGCCCCCTGTCGAA CAAGTCTCACAGCTTCTGTCCATGCTCCATCAGGGCCAGTACCAGCCAAGACCCAGTTTCCGTGGCAACAAATACACCAGGAGCTACAG GTATGCTCTGAACGACATGGACAAGTTTAGTCTGAAGGACAGTGGTCGTGGCGACAGCGAGGCTGGGGACAGTGACTACGAGGCAGGACGAGAGTCTCCCATCGACAGGCTCCTGGGTGAGGCCTTTAATGAGCTATACCCACATGACGGCCAACACAGACCACATCCACAGCATCCGCATGCAG CGATGAGACTGTGCACTGAGGAGTGTCGTGTCCTGGGTCACTCTGACCAGTGCTGGATGCCTCCCCTGCTCTCCCCAGCCTCCTCTGACTACCGCAGCAACCTCTTCATCCCAGGAGAGGACCCCCGCCAGGCCAGCGATCCCCAGGAGCCCCCCCAGCCCTCCGACCCCGACCACCCTCACGCCCAACGCAGCAACCAGAGCTTCTCCACCTTCGGCAAGGACAACCAGGAGGAGGCCGAGGaggcagaggggggagaggagggggaggaggaggacctGTGTGGAACCACGTCCCTGTTGTCAGAGATGAGCAGTGTGTTTCAGAGGCTCCTCCCCCCATCGCTGGACTCCTATATCCAGGTCAGCGAGACACAAAAGGCAGGTACGAGTATGGGGGGTGTAGGTGTCCCCATGACAGGGTCACTGGACAGGAGGAGGGGTCATCTGCCAGGTAAGCCCAGTGCTGCCGCCCACCAGCAAGGTGTTGCAGCATGGGCCGCCAATACCCACTTCCAGAACCCCGGCTCTAGCATTGGGCCCTCAGGCCAACCACACCCCCAGAATGGTAGCTACCACACCCTCAAACCCAGCACCAAGCTCAGCCCCCAGAACAACCACCACAACCAGGCCGTCCCTAAAAACAGCCCTCAGAATGGGCACGGCCACCAcgcccccacccccaagaacagccctctcctcactgccctggtcaGCCCCACCCTGGTGGCACCTTTCCTGGCCCCGGCCCCCATCCCTGTTCCCCTCCCGGGGCCATGCGGTAAGTGGCTCCCAGCCATGGAGGAAATCCCAGAGAACTTTGAGGAGGATGAGTTTGACTCGGTGCTGGGGCAGCTGGGACACCTGCAGGGGAAGAGGAGCGACAGCCGCCATGAGCTGATGGACGCCAGCGAGCTGGTGGCTGAGATCAACAAATTGTTACAGGATGTCCGGCAGAGCTAG
- the LOC139574302 gene encoding protocadherin-18-like isoform X2, producing the protein MGAKMNTPKGNIVFSVALLLFLVVIMQAVSGKTLKYKVYEEQKVGTVIARLKEDVVDVLSKLPSSLSFRFRAMQRGSTPFLSVREEDGEITIGTKIDREKLCEKNLNCSIEFDVVTLPTEYLQLFHVEVEVLDINDNSPQFSRAIIPIEISESASVGNRIPLDSATDPDVGDNSLYSYSLTPNNFFKIDIRTRTDGAKYAELVVVKELDREVQSSYQLQLTASDNGAPPKSGSTLLKIIISDSNDNSPAFDEQVYVINLLENSPLGTLLIDLNATDPDEGTNGKIVYSFSSHISPKILDTFKMNPENGQVTLIKKVDYETTSSYELDIQAQDLGPNSIPGLCKTVIKVVDVNDNKPEININLMTPGKEEVAYISEGAPVDTFIALVRVDDSDTGLNGDVVCRLHGHGHFRLQKTYEKNYMILTNVSLDREKRSEYSLTVIAEDRGSPSLSTIKHFTVQVLDENDNPPRFEKSRYEVYKSENNSPGAYLMTVVASDPDLGTNGQVTYTVVDTLVQGSPISTYVTIDPSNGAIYALRSFDHEDVSRISFTVQARDGGNPPLSSNATVLLTVLDDNDNPPVIQSPLLRNHTADLLLWRHASAGQLVTIVKATDRDTGINSELSCSIVGGNEEGLFVMDARRCELRTNGSLEGVPKDVLEIRVEVQDRGTTRLSTGALLRLSLQENMDFLPPGLPTGPSHSLLDLSLIIIISLGAVCALLLVVMVMFATARCNREKKDPHNSYNCRVAENTYQNHPKKPSRQIHKGDITLVPTVNGTLPIRAHPHSPSASPAPERGTMGSRQSHHSRQSLNSLVTISSNHVAENFALELAHATPPVEGQYQPRPSFRGNKYTRSYRYALNDMDKFSLKDSGRGDSEAGDSDYEAGRESPIDRLLGEAFNELYPHDGQHRPHPQHPHAAMRLCTEECRVLGHSDQCWMPPLLSPASSDYRSNLFIPGEDPRQASDPQEPPQPSDPDHPHAQRSNQSFSTFGKDNQEEAEEAEGGEEGEEEDLCGTTSLLSEMSSVFQRLLPPSLDSYIQVSETQKAGTSMGGVGVPMTGSLDRRRGHLPGKPSAAAHQQGVAAWAANTHFQNPGSSIGPSGQPHPQNGSYHTLKPSTKLSPQNNHHNQAVPKNSPQNGHGHHAPTPKNSPLLTALVSPTLVAPFLAPAPIPVPLPGPCGKWLPAMEEIPENFEEDEFDSVLGQLGHLQGKRSDSRHELMDASELVAEINKLLQDVRQS; encoded by the exons ATGGGTGCCAAAATGAACACACCCAAAGGAAATATAGTGTTTTCCGTTGCGCTATTATTATTTTTGGTTGTAATTATGCAGGCCGTTTCTGGTAAGACTttgaaatataaagtttatgaaGAGCAAAAAGTGGGCACAGTGATTGCAAGGCTAAAGGAGGACGTGGTGGATGTTCTGTCTAAATTACCGAGTTCACTGTCCTTTCGGTTCCGTGCTATGCAGAGGGGGAGCACTCCATTTCTGTCGGTTCGGGAGGAGGACGGTGAAATCACCATAGGGACCAAGATTGACCGGGAGAAGCTTTGTGAAAAGAACCTAAACTGTTCTATCGAATTTGACGTTGTCACTCTGCCCACTGAATACCTCCAGCTTTTCCACGTCGAGGTGGAAGTCTTAGACATAAACGATAACTCGCCACAGTTCTCCCGTGCCATCATCCCTATTGAGATCTCGGAGAGCGCGTCTGTGGGAAACCGCATCCCTCTGGACAGCGCCACCGACCCTGACGTGGGAGATAACTCCCTTTACTCTTACTCTCTGACGCCGAATAACTTTTTCAAAATCGACATAAGGACCAGAACCGACGGTGCCAAATACGCAGAGCTGGTGGTGGTGAAAGAGCTGGACAGGGAGGTGCAATCCAGCTACCAGCTGCAGCTAACGGCCTCGGACAATGGAGCCCCCCCGAAGTCCGGCTCCACTCTGCTCAAGATAATCATCTCAGACTCTAACGACAACAGTCCGGCTTTTGATGAGCAGGTGTACGTTATTAATCTCCTGGAAAACTCTCCACTTGGGACTCTACTGATTGATTTGAACGCCACAGATCCGGATGAGGGCACTAACGGTAAAATAGTTTACTCTTTCAGCAGTCATATCTCTCCCAAAATACTGGATACGTTTAAAATGAACCCTGAAAATGGCCAAGTCACTCTGATTAAAAAAGTGGACTATGAAACTACGTCATCTTATGAGTTGGACATTCAGGCGCAGGACCTGGGTCCTAACTCCATCCCAGGACTTTGTAAAACCGTAATCAAAGTGGTGGACGTGAACGACAACAAACCGGAGATCAACATTAACCTGATGACTCCCGGTAAGGAGGAAGTGGCCTACATCTCGGAGGGGGCGCCGGTGGACACCTTCATAGCGTTGGTGCGCGTGGACGACAGTGACACAGGGCTCAATGGCGACGTGGTGTGCCGCCTGCACGGCCATGGGCACTTCCGGCTGCAGAAGACCTATGAGAAGAATTACATGATCCTGACCAATGTGTctctggacagagagaagaggtcaGAGTACAGTCTAACGGTCATAGCTGAGGACCGCGGCTCTCCAAGCCTTTCCACCATCAAACACTTCACGGTGCAGGTGTTGGATGAAAACGATAACCCGCCTCGCTTTGAGAAGAGTCGCTACGAGGTTTATAAGTCAGAGAACAACTCTCCCGGGGCCTACCTGATGACAGTGGTGGCGTCTGACCCTGACCTGGGCACCAACGGTCAGGTGACCTACACGGTGGTGGACACTCTGGTCCAAGGAAGCCCCATCTCCACCTACGTCACCATCGACCCGTCCAACGGCGCCATCTACGCCCTACGGAGCTTCGACCACGAGGACGTCAGCCGCATCTCCTTCACCGTCCAAGCACGGGACGGAGGGAACCCCCCCCTATCCTCCAACGCCACCGTCCTCCTGACCGTGCTAGACGACAACGACAACCCGCCCGTCATCCAGTCCCCGCTCCTACGTAACCACACCGCCGACCTCCTCCTCTGGAGACACGCCTCCGCCGGTCAGCTGGTCACCATTGTCAAGGCCACTGACCGTGACACCGGCATCAACAGTGAGCTGAGCTGCTCCATCGTCGGGGGCAACGAAGAGGGCCTGTTTGTGATGGACGCTCGGCGGTGCGAGCTGCGGACCAACGGCAGTCTGGAGGGGGTTCCCAAGGACGTGCTGGAGATCAGGGTGGAGGTGCAGGATAGGGGAACCACCCGCCTGTCCACCGGGGCCCTGCTCCGCCTCTCCCTCCAGGAGAATATGGACTTCCTACCCCCAGGCCTCCCCACGGGCCCCAGCCATTCCCTCCTGGACCtctccctcatcatcatcatctccctGGGGGCCGTGTGTGCCCTGCTGTTGGTGGTCATGGTGATGTTCGCCACAGCACGCTGCAACAGAGAGAAAAAGGACCCCCACAACTCGTACAACTGCAGGGTGGCTGAGAACACGTACCAGAACCACCCCAAGAAGCCCTCTAGGCAGATCCACAAGGGAGACATCACCCTGGTCCCCACCGTCAACGGCACCCTGCCCATACGGGCACACCCACACTCACCTTCTGCCTCACCCGCCCCAGAGAGGGGCACCATGGGTAGCAGGCAGAGCCACCACAGCCGCCAGTCGCTCAACAGCCTGGTCACCATCTCCTCCAATCACGTCGCAGAGAACTTCGCTCTGGAACTGGCCCACGCCACGCCCCCTGTCGAA GGCCAGTACCAGCCAAGACCCAGTTTCCGTGGCAACAAATACACCAGGAGCTACAG GTATGCTCTGAACGACATGGACAAGTTTAGTCTGAAGGACAGTGGTCGTGGCGACAGCGAGGCTGGGGACAGTGACTACGAGGCAGGACGAGAGTCTCCCATCGACAGGCTCCTGGGTGAGGCCTTTAATGAGCTATACCCACATGACGGCCAACACAGACCACATCCACAGCATCCGCATGCAG CGATGAGACTGTGCACTGAGGAGTGTCGTGTCCTGGGTCACTCTGACCAGTGCTGGATGCCTCCCCTGCTCTCCCCAGCCTCCTCTGACTACCGCAGCAACCTCTTCATCCCAGGAGAGGACCCCCGCCAGGCCAGCGATCCCCAGGAGCCCCCCCAGCCCTCCGACCCCGACCACCCTCACGCCCAACGCAGCAACCAGAGCTTCTCCACCTTCGGCAAGGACAACCAGGAGGAGGCCGAGGaggcagaggggggagaggagggggaggaggaggacctGTGTGGAACCACGTCCCTGTTGTCAGAGATGAGCAGTGTGTTTCAGAGGCTCCTCCCCCCATCGCTGGACTCCTATATCCAGGTCAGCGAGACACAAAAGGCAGGTACGAGTATGGGGGGTGTAGGTGTCCCCATGACAGGGTCACTGGACAGGAGGAGGGGTCATCTGCCAGGTAAGCCCAGTGCTGCCGCCCACCAGCAAGGTGTTGCAGCATGGGCCGCCAATACCCACTTCCAGAACCCCGGCTCTAGCATTGGGCCCTCAGGCCAACCACACCCCCAGAATGGTAGCTACCACACCCTCAAACCCAGCACCAAGCTCAGCCCCCAGAACAACCACCACAACCAGGCCGTCCCTAAAAACAGCCCTCAGAATGGGCACGGCCACCAcgcccccacccccaagaacagccctctcctcactgccctggtcaGCCCCACCCTGGTGGCACCTTTCCTGGCCCCGGCCCCCATCCCTGTTCCCCTCCCGGGGCCATGCGGTAAGTGGCTCCCAGCCATGGAGGAAATCCCAGAGAACTTTGAGGAGGATGAGTTTGACTCGGTGCTGGGGCAGCTGGGACACCTGCAGGGGAAGAGGAGCGACAGCCGCCATGAGCTGATGGACGCCAGCGAGCTGGTGGCTGAGATCAACAAATTGTTACAGGATGTCCGGCAGAGCTAG